Proteins encoded in a region of the Pigmentiphaga litoralis genome:
- the guaD gene encoding guanine deaminase: MTVTALRSSVITFHQDPFLVDPASSYRYLDDALVVMADGKIVSVDPYSDAAVDAATQAAGSAVTVTHYPDSLICAGFIDCHVHYPQTQMIGAFGEQLLEWLNKYTFIAEQQFADKSHADTVSRVFLRELLRSGTTTAAVYCTVHPESVDALFEESERFNTRMIAGKVLMDRHAPDALLDTAERGYDESKALLQKWHGRGRQLYCITPRFAASSTDEQLAAAARLWKEHPGTYMQTHLAENTGEIDWVRDLFPQRSSYLDVYDHAGLTGPRAIFGHAVHMDDVDFACCHRTGSALAHCPTSNLFLGSGLFKLTEAKQTDRPVRVGIGSDIGAGTSFSTLHTLNEAYKVSQMAQGRLTAAHAFYLATRGGAEALYLQDSLGSVAPGYDADLVVLDLAPTPLIAFRMGFTQDILEKLFVLMTLGDDRAVKATYVAGVPVYDSARDEAFHYAQDAAVTDGGAPDPRPHDASLPGIPG, encoded by the coding sequence ATGACTGTCACGGCATTGCGCAGCTCGGTCATTACCTTTCATCAGGACCCTTTCCTGGTCGACCCGGCCAGCAGCTACCGATATCTGGACGACGCCCTGGTCGTGATGGCGGACGGCAAGATCGTGTCGGTCGATCCCTATTCGGATGCCGCGGTGGATGCCGCGACGCAGGCCGCGGGGTCGGCTGTCACGGTCACGCACTATCCCGACAGCCTGATCTGCGCCGGCTTCATCGACTGCCACGTGCACTACCCGCAAACGCAAATGATCGGCGCATTCGGCGAGCAACTGCTGGAATGGTTGAACAAGTACACCTTCATTGCCGAACAGCAGTTTGCCGACAAGTCGCACGCCGATACCGTGTCGCGTGTGTTCCTGCGCGAGCTGCTGCGCTCGGGCACGACGACCGCCGCGGTGTACTGCACCGTTCACCCCGAATCGGTGGACGCGTTGTTTGAAGAATCCGAACGTTTCAACACCCGGATGATCGCGGGCAAGGTGCTGATGGACCGGCACGCGCCTGATGCGCTGCTGGACACCGCCGAACGCGGCTACGACGAATCAAAGGCCTTGCTGCAGAAGTGGCATGGCCGCGGCAGGCAGCTGTACTGCATCACGCCGCGGTTTGCCGCGTCGTCCACCGACGAACAATTGGCCGCCGCCGCGCGGTTGTGGAAAGAGCACCCCGGCACCTACATGCAGACCCATCTGGCCGAAAACACCGGCGAGATCGACTGGGTGCGCGATCTGTTCCCGCAACGTTCCAGCTATCTGGACGTGTATGACCATGCCGGCCTGACCGGTCCACGCGCCATCTTCGGCCACGCGGTGCACATGGATGATGTCGACTTCGCGTGCTGCCATCGCACCGGATCGGCGCTGGCGCATTGCCCGACGTCCAACCTGTTCCTGGGCAGCGGCCTGTTCAAGCTGACCGAAGCCAAGCAGACGGATCGGCCGGTCCGCGTGGGCATCGGGTCGGACATCGGCGCGGGCACCAGCTTCAGCACGCTGCACACCCTGAACGAAGCCTACAAGGTTTCGCAAATGGCGCAGGGCCGGCTGACGGCAGCGCATGCCTTCTACCTGGCGACGCGGGGCGGGGCCGAGGCCCTGTACCTGCAGGACTCGCTGGGATCGGTCGCGCCGGGGTACGACGCCGACCTGGTCGTGCTGGATCTGGCGCCGACGCCGCTGATCGCCTTCCGCATGGGCTTCACCCAGGACATCCTGGAAAAGCTGTTCGTGCTGATGACGCTGGGCGACGACCGGGCCGTCAAGGCCACCTACGTGGCCGGCGTGCCGGTTTACGACAGCGCGCGTGATGAAGCCTTTCACTATGCGCAGGACGCAGCGGTCACGGACGGCGGCGCCCCGGACCCCCGGCCCCACGACGCGTCGTTGCCGGGCATTCCAGGCTGA